The genomic segment CTCCCTTTATCGCCGTATCGGCACCCGCTCACATTATTTGGTATTCACTGTTTATACACTAAAATCATCCCAACCCCACAATGATAACGAGGTAAGACTTGAGCAACGCAATTCTCGCCATTGATCAAGGCACCACCAGCAGCCGGGCTATTGTATTTTCGTGCGACGGGAAAATACTCGCCAGCGCCCAGCGTGAGTTTGCACAACACTTTCCCGCCGACGGCTGGGTGGAACACGACCCGTTGGCAATTTGGCAGGTTACCAGCCAGGTTTGCTGCGATGCCCTGGCACAACTGGAGTCAAACCAGGCGGTGGCAGGCATCGGCATTACCAACCAGCGTGAAACCACCGTGGTGTGGGATAAGACCAGCGGCGAACCCATTTACCCCGCCATTGTCTGGCAAGACAGGCGCACCGCCGACAGCTGCCGTAAGCTGCGGGACAAAGGCCATGAAGACTTACTGCGTGAACGCACGGGCCTACTACTGGACCCCTACTTCTCTGCTACCAAGCTCGCCTGGATTTTGGATAAAGTGGAGGGCGCCCGCGAACGCGCGAGGCGCGGCGAACTGGCGTTTGGCACCATCGACAGCTGGTTGATTTGGAAATTTACCAACGGCCGCGTACACGCTACCGATGCCACCAACGCCTGCCGCACCGCGCTGTTTAATATTCACCAACAGGCGTGGGACGATGAGCTACTCAAACTGTTTAATATTCCCGCCCAGATGCTACCCGAGGTACTCGATTGCGCCGCCGACTTTGGCATGGCAACCGAAGGGCTGGAAGGCCGCCAACTGCCTATCGCAGGAGTCGCCGGCGACCAACACGCCGCCATGATCGGCCAGGCCTGTTTTAAACCGGGCATGATTAAAAGCACCTATGGCACAGGCTGTTTTGCTTTGATGCACACCGGTGATAAACCGCAAAATTCGGCCAACCGCCTGCTCACCACCCTGGCCTATCGTATCAACGGCAAGCCCCAATACGCGCTGGAGGGCTCCATTTTTATCGCCGGTGCCGCCGTGCAATGGCTGCGCGACAAGCTAGGAATTATTCAAGAGGCGGCACAAACCGAGGCTTTGGCAGCGAGCCTCGACGGTAACCAAGGGGTCTATTTAGTGCCAGCCTTC from the Gilvimarinus sp. DA14 genome contains:
- the glpK gene encoding glycerol kinase GlpK; translated protein: MSNAILAIDQGTTSSRAIVFSCDGKILASAQREFAQHFPADGWVEHDPLAIWQVTSQVCCDALAQLESNQAVAGIGITNQRETTVVWDKTSGEPIYPAIVWQDRRTADSCRKLRDKGHEDLLRERTGLLLDPYFSATKLAWILDKVEGARERARRGELAFGTIDSWLIWKFTNGRVHATDATNACRTALFNIHQQAWDDELLKLFNIPAQMLPEVLDCAADFGMATEGLEGRQLPIAGVAGDQHAAMIGQACFKPGMIKSTYGTGCFALMHTGDKPQNSANRLLTTLAYRINGKPQYALEGSIFIAGAAVQWLRDKLGIIQEAAQTEALAASLDGNQGVYLVPAFTGLGAPHWEPDARAIICGLTRNSGRAEIARAALEAVCYQTHDLLSAMEKDAGQASHTLRVDGGMIANNWLLQALADITNTRVERPDIIETTALGAAQLAALQLGIFKHLDDVAANWTLEKSADPEIDTKARQAMLKGWRAAVRKSLTD